The Procambarus clarkii isolate CNS0578487 chromosome 46, FALCON_Pclarkii_2.0, whole genome shotgun sequence genome includes a region encoding these proteins:
- the LOC123753853 gene encoding uncharacterized protein — MSAWNEMSSMSPSTEKSSMSPSTEMSSMSPSTEMFSMSPSTEMSSMSPPTEMSSMSLSTEMSSMFAPPEMPSMSPPTVMCSMPAWPEMSSMSPPPEMSSMSLSTEMSSMFAPTEMFSLSAWPEMSSMSPSTEMSSTSAWPEMPSISPFTEMSSMFFPPEMPSMSPPTEMSSLSAFPLTPSMNAWSCRVNHTAGVGPTPVTARPTHQTSQQHPRLGHHSRTSRGVRRAYKPNMYAWTEKSSTAGSTVKSRTPDSTVKSSTPDSTVKSSTSASIVKPKLFTSTPHSVILQEDLDRLRHDLAVNKAGRDALANVFMWLYRGTFPVVTYLTQDLGYTNAQYKRVFDAHQRDKLEVSSDAATFDINLLYKLLQRICGLAEVKDPTWITEDPQKLSLESLIYRLKQHRNTFIYHRMNMKQQSLSTTLTKFRDLLVKMLAEAGARCGTSSQNVQQATRAATEYIDGLMAKVREPLNPLDVVYLPQLHQENKLLDSQITEMVKQNSKQELTSIYTQCHLYMDSQVHKTLPAPGILLNITYDLSRAFTRLQVLEDPATGVRPSHVAKGQDSVSSSHTAQGHGINYEDILSVRQDNESVPQCVLLTGEGGMGKTTLLKLILEKWVEDPAAIRHLGTVDLVFYVQCRDLHLNTFDGLLRQLLPQTLHDSDLDFEQFKNIILSLNILVLIDGYDEVNDHSGRLVKELLHLPGKDVRLVITTRPGWDQHLSQLVPHTRPRCNILVLGITPERRVEFAERTIKVLVEEESQRSVITGRFTQRLEQMSQFLGEYLNTPLTLTLLALLCVEAPEEFNNLTTNTQVYEKIHDFITSKLVSRLTDKHVTDPKGKCDFFLSFFEEVCLRGIKRKEYDLWPETEAEIREKCDTLGLPQEEVLSTYFIRTRSHRRPWPKQVFSYFHARYQEYCAGRGLVAQLVRAEGKLGDPTSHKESRKSETNTNLVRDVLLEDKNTTIGEIFNETRYQCILLNATSVLSNSHFEHKFASQVIDIVNFGETVEELLKHVAESRGSEHVIQAVCKKLKELAHWKIKSVGSYAVLPIVLRRVMPDSIYLGIESRPQSSQLQCVLGFLKKQQIYVNMCFYGQYFCRNGDLSDTYLETVTAPGSKCILEIFEGCLSEAAIPLLPLTLRCLTLRLTQQQLLVLIDHLPHLRHINNLSIRLEAERLTHPAKLSSLPYKGRGLELTIVCSLTDDSPDVDWCCHLARQLCPLSKKLYYPFLSYQGTDLTSVGVENLLRGLDREGVTTNNLLVEVTDYLSLEEDHRLRDLARSFGILGFQVTWTGRRTD, encoded by the coding sequence ATGTCTGCCTGGAATGAGATGTCCAGCATGTCTCCCTCGACTGAGAAGTCCAGCATGTCTCCTTCGACTGAGATGTCCAGCATGTCTCCCTCCACTGAGATGTTCAGCATGTCTCCCTCCACTGAGATGTCCAGCATGTCTCCCCCCACTGAGATGTCCAGCATGTCTCTCTCCACTGAGATGTCCAGCATGTTTGCCCCGCCTGAGATGCCCAGCATGTCTCCCCCCACTGTGATGTGCAGCATGCCTGCCTGGCCTGAGATGTCCAGCATGTCTCCCCCCCCTGAGATGTCCAGCATGTCTCTCTCCACTGAGATGTCCAGCATGTTTGCCCCGACTGAGATGTTCAGCCTGTCTGCCTGGCCTGAGATGTCCAGCATGTCTCCCTCCACTGAGATGTCCAGCACGTCTGCCTGGCCTGAGATGCCCAGCATATCTCCCTTCACTGAGATGTCCAGCATGTTTTTCCCGCCTGAGATGCCCAGCATGTCTCCCCCCACTGAGATGTCCAGCCTGTCTGCCTTTCCTTTGACGCCCAGCATGAATGCCTGGTCATGCCGTGTTAACCACACGGCCGGGGTGGGACCAACACCTGTCACAGCTCgtcccacacaccagacctcgcAGCAACATCCTCGTCTTGGGCATCACTCCAGAACGTCGCGTGGAGTTCGCCGAGCATACAAGCCCAACATGTATGCCTGGACTGAGAAGTCCAGTACGGCTGGCTCGACTGTAAAGTCCAGGACGCCTGACTCGACTGTAAAGTCCAGTACGCCTGACTCGACTGTAAAGTCCAGTACATCTGCTTCGATTGTGAAGCCCAAATTGTTTACATCAACTCCACATTCAGTTATCCTACAGGAAGATCTGGACAGATTGCGGCATGACCTTGCCGTGAATAAGGCCGGTCGAGACGCGCTAGCAAATGTGTTCATGTGGTTGTACCGGGGCACCTTCCCAGTAGTGACTTACCTCACTCAGGACTTGGGGTACACCAATGCTCAGTACAAGCGTGTCTTCGATGCTCACCAGAGAGATAAACTCGAAGTTTCCTCTGACGCGGCTACTTTTGACATCAACCTGTTGTACAAGCTCCTGCAACGCATCTGTGGCCTGGCTGAGGTGAAAGACCCCACGTGGATCACTGAAGATCCTCAAAAACTATCGCTTGAGTCCCTTATTTATAGGCTGAAGCAGCACCGAAATACGTTTATCTATCATCGTATGAACATGAAACAGCAAAGCCTCAGCACAACACTGACGAAGTTCAGGGACTTATTGGTTAAGATGTTGGCTGAGGCTGGTGCTCGGTGTGGGACAAGCAGCCAGAATGTGCAACAGGCAACTAGAGCTGCCACGGAGTATATTGATGGTCTGATGGCAAAGGTCAGAGAGCCGCTGAATCCCTTGGATGTGGTGTacttgcctcagctccaccaggaGAACAAGTTGCTCGACAGCCAAATCACAGAAATGGTTAAGCAGAATAGCAAGCAGGAGTTAACTAGTATATACACTCAATGCCACTTGTATATGGACTCACAGGTACACAAGACTCTTCCTGCACCCGGGATCCTCCTCAATATTACCTACGACCTAAGTCGTGCTTTCACAAGACTGCAAGTCCTTGAAGATCCCGCCACAGGTGTAAGACCTTCCCACGTGGCCAAAGGTCAGGATAGCGTAAGCTCCTCCCACACGGCCCAAGGTCATGGTATAAACTATGAAGATATCTTAAGTGTGAGACAAGATAACGAAAGTGTCCCTCAGTGTGTCCTCCTGACGGGGGAAGGTGGTATGGGCAAGACAACTttactcaagctcatcctcgagaaGTGGGTAGAGGACCCTGCTGCCATACGTCACCTGGGCACTGTGGACCTCGTTTTCTATGTACAGTGCAGGGACTTACATCTTAATACCTTCGATGGTCTCCTCCGCCAGTTACTGCCTCAAACACTTCATGATTCTGATCTTGACTTCGAGCAGTTTAAGAACATAATCTTGAGCTTAAATATATTAGTCCTGATTGACGGCTACGACGAGGTCAACGACCATTCAGGAAGGCTGGTGAAGGAGCTGTTGCACCTGCCTGGCAAGGATGTGAGGTTGGTGATAACCACACGGCCGGGGTGGGACCAACACCTGTCACAGCTCgtcccacacaccagacctcgctgcaacatcctcgtcttgggcatcactccagaacgtcgcgtggagttcgccgagagaaccatcaaggtgctggtggaggaagagagccaacggagtgtcatcacagggaggtttacccagcggttggagcagatgagtcagttcctgggtgagtacctcaaCACTCCACTCACCTTGACCTTGTTGGCGCTGCTGTGTGTCGAGGCTCCAGAAGAATTTAACAATCTCACCACAAACACTCAAGTCTACGAGAAGATTCATGACTTCATAACCAGCAAACTGGTGTCCAGACTCACAGACAAACACGTGACCGACCCAAAAGGAAaatgtgatttttttttgtcGTTTTTTGAAGAAGTTTGTTTAAGAGGGATCAAGAGGAAAGAGTACGACCTTTGGCCGGAGACGGAAGCAGAGATTAGGGagaagtgtgacactctgggactACCGCAAGAGGAGGTCTTGTCCACTTATTTCATAAGAACACGCTCCCATCGGAGACCCTGGCCTAAGCAGGTGTTTAGCTATTTTcacgccaggtaccaggagtattgTGCCGGCAGGGGGCTGGTCGCTCAGTTGGTGAGGGCTGAAGGAAAGCTCGGTGATCCAACATCACATAAGGAGTCACGTAAAAGTGAAACGAACACCAACCTTGTGCGGGATGTTCTTCTGGAGGACAAAAACACAACGATTGGTGAGATATTTAATGAAACTAGATACCAGTGCATCTTACTTAATGCTACCAGTGTGTTGAGCAACAGTCATTTTGAACACAAATTTGCGTCGCAGGTAATTGACATTGTAAACTTCGGGGAAACTGTTGAAGAGCTATTAAAGCATGTAGCAGAGTCCCGTGGTAGTGAACACGTCATCCAAGCTGTGTGCAAGAAACTGAAAGAACTAGCACACTGGAAGATAAAGAGTGTTGGATCGTATGCTGTCCTGCCGATTGTTCTTAGGAGGGTGATGCCTGATAGTATCTATCTGGGTATAGAGAGCAGACCACAGTCAAGCCAACTGCAGTGCGTATTGGGATTTTTGAAGAAACAACAAATATATGTAAACATGTGTTTCTATGGTCAATACTTTTGCAGAAATGGCGATCTTTCAGACACTTATTTAGAAACGGTGACAGCACCCGGCAGTAAGTGTATCTTAGAGATATTTGAAGGTTGCTTGTCTGAGGCAGCCATTCccctcctgcctctcaccctccgGTGCCTCACCCTGCGCCTCACACAACAACAACTGCTCGTCCTCATAGATCACCTGCCACACCTTCGCCACATCAATAACTTAA